In the genome of Terribacillus sp. FSL K6-0262, one region contains:
- the odhB gene encoding 2-oxoglutarate dehydrogenase complex dihydrolipoyllysine-residue succinyltransferase encodes MKELKVPELAESITEGTISEWLVNPGDHVEKGDPVLELETDKVNVEVNAEYSGVVKELLKEAGDDVEVGDIIATVDENGAAAGSAAEETKAEAAAVAEAPAPAEEKKDETKGEAAEPAASNKNTLATPAARKRARELGISLDEISSRDPFGRIRPEDVEEAAKPKEKPAKQAKAEKQKQQEKTEFDKPIERVKMTRRRQTIANRLVEAQHTSAMLTTFNEVDMTAVMQLRSERKDKFLEKHDVKLGFMSFFTKAVVGALKEFPYINAEIQGNEIVLKKFYDVGIAVSTDDGLVVPVVRDADRLDFAGIESEIARLGKKARNKELSLDELNGGSFTITNGGIFGSLVSTPILNTPQVGILGMHAIQKRPIAMPDDTIQIRPMMYLALSYDHRIVDGKDAVQFLVRIKQLLEDPYDLLLEG; translated from the coding sequence ATGAAGGAACTAAAAGTACCAGAGCTGGCAGAATCAATTACAGAAGGAACAATTTCAGAATGGCTGGTCAATCCGGGCGATCATGTCGAAAAAGGGGACCCTGTCCTTGAGCTGGAGACAGATAAGGTAAATGTGGAAGTCAATGCCGAGTACAGCGGTGTGGTCAAGGAATTGCTGAAGGAAGCTGGCGATGATGTCGAAGTTGGCGATATCATCGCAACAGTTGATGAAAATGGCGCGGCGGCAGGTTCTGCTGCCGAAGAGACAAAAGCAGAAGCTGCTGCTGTAGCAGAGGCTCCGGCCCCGGCTGAAGAGAAGAAGGACGAAACGAAAGGCGAAGCCGCTGAGCCGGCCGCGTCCAACAAAAACACACTGGCTACTCCTGCTGCCCGCAAACGTGCCCGTGAGCTGGGAATCAGCCTGGATGAGATTTCATCACGTGATCCATTTGGACGGATTCGCCCTGAGGATGTCGAAGAGGCAGCTAAGCCGAAAGAGAAACCTGCCAAACAAGCAAAAGCCGAAAAACAGAAGCAGCAGGAAAAAACGGAGTTTGATAAACCAATCGAGCGTGTGAAAATGACGCGCCGCCGCCAGACGATAGCTAACCGGCTGGTCGAAGCACAGCATACATCCGCCATGCTGACCACATTCAATGAAGTGGATATGACAGCTGTCATGCAGCTGCGCAGTGAACGGAAAGATAAATTCCTTGAAAAACATGACGTGAAGCTTGGGTTTATGTCCTTCTTCACAAAAGCAGTCGTCGGTGCACTGAAGGAATTCCCATACATCAATGCAGAAATTCAGGGTAATGAGATCGTATTGAAGAAATTCTACGATGTTGGTATAGCGGTATCAACTGATGATGGCCTGGTCGTACCAGTCGTCCGGGATGCTGATCGGCTGGACTTTGCCGGAATTGAAAGCGAGATAGCCCGTTTAGGCAAAAAAGCCCGCAATAAAGAGCTCAGCCTGGATGAATTGAACGGAGGTTCCTTCACCATCACAAACGGCGGTATTTTTGGATCGCTTGTTTCCACACCGATCCTGAATACACCGCAAGTCGGTATCCTGGGAATGCATGCTATCCAGAAACGCCCGATAGCAATGCCGGATGATACGATTCAGATTCGTCCGATGATGTATCTTGCCTTGTCTTACGATCATCGTATCGTCGATGGAAAGGATGCAGTCCAGTTCCTTGTACGCATCAAGCAATTGCTTGAAGATCCATATGATCTTCTTTTGGAAGGCTGA